The following coding sequences are from one Nicotiana tomentosiformis chromosome 3, ASM39032v3, whole genome shotgun sequence window:
- the LOC104100955 gene encoding uncharacterized protein isoform X1, which translates to MAEEEVMVEATTTSGPVPSDHHKRKLEDLEPEEVGSDSKPETESDSVQKAADEEDLDGSEAKRPRLEDNKANGLAAQNGYEEKIEEEPKEDDNVQLLDAEKNDTHPEVSQEVATEAPESVSEQPADADQQTGDVEHFDAEKISEAEKSSQVDEPSKGDIQEPDVEKSTQVGEPSKGEGDIQEPDAEKSTQVDEPSKDDIQEPSAEAPETEGVQLDQEHPASDDQTITRKMEVPNNKVGVLIGKSGDTIRYLQYNSGAKIQIMRDADTDPHAATRPVELIGTLENINKAEKLIKDVIAEADAGGSPALVARGFGTVQAVVGEQIEIQVPNEKVGLIIGKGGETIKSLQTRSGARIQLVPLPSDGKESKERTVRVTGDKKQIDMAREMIKEVMSQPVRPSTQSSGYGQQAFRPRGGAAPPQWGPRGGHPGQFPGYDYHQRGQYSSRSPQYPPPAYGNYPPQQAPRGGFGQGWEQRPPASMQGPQSQANYNYGQAHGPDYGQSYPHHQAQHGQGYGHGYTDVKYDHQMAPQNQYGGHGTSQPTSYPQSGAHPSYGTQEQYGKPPSYGMHPQASHSQPYSHPRANQPGEVPYQQGPAPSTQGYGASMPQQQQQFPYASSGQMQQTYPAYGSTATADGYNHPQAAPACGPGYPQQSAQPVPGYGQPVPQQPPAYAQAAPAGGYSSYPSQPAYTEQQATNSAGYGYQAPVDQTYSGAQASTTYSAPYTGQQAYAQPAPVPAAAPAQPGYDQSMAQSGGYATVPAAAGYVKSVSPQPGYAQYDANQMYGAPR; encoded by the exons ATGGCAGAGGAAGAAGTGATGGTGGAAGCAACAACAACAAGCGGCCCGGTTCCATCGGATCATCACAAGAGAAAGCTGGAAGATTTGGAACCTGAAGAAGTCGGGTCGGACTCGAAACCGGAAACGGAGTCGGATTCCGTGCAAAAAGCTGCTGATGAGGAAGATCTTGATGGGTCTGAAGCTAAAAGACCTCGTTTGGAGGATAACAAAGCTAATGGATTAG CAGCCCAAAATGGTTATGAGGAGAAGATAGAGGAAGAACCGAAAGAAGATGACAATGTGCAGCTGTTAGATGCAGAAAAGAATGATACTCACCCAGAGGTGTCTCAAGAAGTAGCCACAGAAGCTCCCGAATCAGTTAGCGAACAACCTGCTGATGCTGATCAACAAACAGGGGATGTTGAACATTTTGATGCTGAAAAGATTTCCGAGGCAGAAAAGAGTTCACAGGTAGATGAACCATCTAAAGGTGACATTCAGGAGCCTGATGTAGAGAAGAGTACACAGGTCGGTGAGCCGTCTAAAGGTGAAGGTGACATTCAGGAGCCTGATGCAGAGAAGAGCACACAGGTCGATGAGCCGTCTAAAGATGACATTCAGGAGCCATCAGCTGAAGCGCCTGAAACAGAGGGTGTTCAGCTTGATCAAGAGCATCCAGCCTCTGATGATCAAACAATTACACGCAAAATGGAGGTCCCCAATAATAAG GTTGGGGTTCTTATTGGAAAATCCGGGGATACTATTCGATACCTGCAATACAACTCGGGAGCTAAAATTCAGATAATGCGTGATGCTGATACAGATCCACATGCTGCAACCAGGCCTGTCGAACTGATTGGAACAttagaaaatataaataaagcTGAAAAATTAATAAAGGATGTCATAGCTGAG GCGGATGCGGGTGGTTCTCCTGCACTTGTGGCTAGAGGCTTTGGCACTGTGCAGGCTGTGGTTGGAGAACAGATCGagatacaagttccaaatgagaAG GTTGGTTTAATTATTGGAAAAGGTGGGGAAACTATCAAGAGCCTTCAGACAAGATCAGGGGCACGAATTCAG CTGGTTCCACTTCCTTCTGATGGAAAAGAATCTAAAGAAAGAACAGTGCGAGTGACTGGTGATAAAAAGCAAATTGATATGGCAAGAGAGATGATCAAAGAAGTCATGAGTCAG CCTGTAAGGCCATCAACTCAATCTTCGGGTTATGGTCAGCAGGCATTTCGCCCACGTGGCGGAGCTGCTCCCCCACAATGGGGACCCCGAGGTGGTCATCCTGGGCAGTTTCCAGGTTATGATTACCATCAAAGAGGACAATATTCATCTCGCAGCCCACAATACCCACCTCCTGCCTATGGAAATTATCCTCCACAGCAAGCACCAAGAGGCGGATTTGGTCAGGGTTGGGAGCAAAGGCCTCCAGCCTCTATGCAGGGCCCTCAGTCACAG GCAAACTACAACTATGGGCAGGCACATGGTCCAGATTATGGCCAGTCATACCCTCATCACCAAGCACAGCATGGACAAGGCTATGGGCATGGATACACTGATGTAAAATATGATCACCAAATGGCACCACAGAATCAGTATGGAGGACATGGAACTTCTCAGCCGACATCTTACCCTCAAAGTGGTGCACATCCCAGCTATGGCACACAAGAACAATACGGTAAACCTCCTTCATATGGTATGCATCCACAGGCTTCCCATTCGCAACCTTACAGCCATCCCAGGGCTAATCAACCTGGAGAAGTGCCATATCAGCAGGGTCCAGCTCCATCAACTCAAGGATATGGTGCTAGTATGCCGCAGCAGCAGCAGCAATTCCCCTATGCATCCAGTGGGCAAATGCAACAAACTTACCCTGCATATGGATCCACCGCTACCGCCGATGGATACAATCACCCACAAGCTGCTCCAGCTTGTGGTCCTGGGTATCCTCAGCAGAGTGCCCAGCCTGTTCCTGGATATGGTCAGCCTGTACCACAACAACCTCCTGCTTATGCCCAAGCAGCCCCTGCTGGAGGTTACAGTTCCTACCCTTCACAGCCCGCTTACACTGAACAGCAGGCGACAAATAGTGCAGGCTATGGTTATCAGGCACCAGTTGACCAAACTTACAGTGGTGCTCAGGCTTCAACTACTTATAGCGCACCATATACTGGACAACAAGCCTATGCTCAACCAGCTCCAGTTCCTGCTGCAGCCCCGGCTCAGCCTGGTTATGATCAATCCATGGCTCAATCAGGTGGTTATGCAACTGTACCTGCTGCTGCTGGTTACGTGAAGAGTGTCTCGCCCCAGCCTGGTTATGCACAGTATGATGCTAATCAGATGTATGGTGCCCCAAGGTGA
- the LOC104100955 gene encoding uncharacterized protein isoform X2, with product MAEEEVMVEATTTSGPVPSDHHKRKLEDLEPEEVGSDSKPETESDSVQKAADEEDLDGSEAKRPRLEDNKANGLAQNGYEEKIEEEPKEDDNVQLLDAEKNDTHPEVSQEVATEAPESVSEQPADADQQTGDVEHFDAEKISEAEKSSQVDEPSKGDIQEPDVEKSTQVGEPSKGEGDIQEPDAEKSTQVDEPSKDDIQEPSAEAPETEGVQLDQEHPASDDQTITRKMEVPNNKVGVLIGKSGDTIRYLQYNSGAKIQIMRDADTDPHAATRPVELIGTLENINKAEKLIKDVIAEADAGGSPALVARGFGTVQAVVGEQIEIQVPNEKVGLIIGKGGETIKSLQTRSGARIQLVPLPSDGKESKERTVRVTGDKKQIDMAREMIKEVMSQPVRPSTQSSGYGQQAFRPRGGAAPPQWGPRGGHPGQFPGYDYHQRGQYSSRSPQYPPPAYGNYPPQQAPRGGFGQGWEQRPPASMQGPQSQANYNYGQAHGPDYGQSYPHHQAQHGQGYGHGYTDVKYDHQMAPQNQYGGHGTSQPTSYPQSGAHPSYGTQEQYGKPPSYGMHPQASHSQPYSHPRANQPGEVPYQQGPAPSTQGYGASMPQQQQQFPYASSGQMQQTYPAYGSTATADGYNHPQAAPACGPGYPQQSAQPVPGYGQPVPQQPPAYAQAAPAGGYSSYPSQPAYTEQQATNSAGYGYQAPVDQTYSGAQASTTYSAPYTGQQAYAQPAPVPAAAPAQPGYDQSMAQSGGYATVPAAAGYVKSVSPQPGYAQYDANQMYGAPR from the exons ATGGCAGAGGAAGAAGTGATGGTGGAAGCAACAACAACAAGCGGCCCGGTTCCATCGGATCATCACAAGAGAAAGCTGGAAGATTTGGAACCTGAAGAAGTCGGGTCGGACTCGAAACCGGAAACGGAGTCGGATTCCGTGCAAAAAGCTGCTGATGAGGAAGATCTTGATGGGTCTGAAGCTAAAAGACCTCGTTTGGAGGATAACAAAGCTAATGGATTAG CCCAAAATGGTTATGAGGAGAAGATAGAGGAAGAACCGAAAGAAGATGACAATGTGCAGCTGTTAGATGCAGAAAAGAATGATACTCACCCAGAGGTGTCTCAAGAAGTAGCCACAGAAGCTCCCGAATCAGTTAGCGAACAACCTGCTGATGCTGATCAACAAACAGGGGATGTTGAACATTTTGATGCTGAAAAGATTTCCGAGGCAGAAAAGAGTTCACAGGTAGATGAACCATCTAAAGGTGACATTCAGGAGCCTGATGTAGAGAAGAGTACACAGGTCGGTGAGCCGTCTAAAGGTGAAGGTGACATTCAGGAGCCTGATGCAGAGAAGAGCACACAGGTCGATGAGCCGTCTAAAGATGACATTCAGGAGCCATCAGCTGAAGCGCCTGAAACAGAGGGTGTTCAGCTTGATCAAGAGCATCCAGCCTCTGATGATCAAACAATTACACGCAAAATGGAGGTCCCCAATAATAAG GTTGGGGTTCTTATTGGAAAATCCGGGGATACTATTCGATACCTGCAATACAACTCGGGAGCTAAAATTCAGATAATGCGTGATGCTGATACAGATCCACATGCTGCAACCAGGCCTGTCGAACTGATTGGAACAttagaaaatataaataaagcTGAAAAATTAATAAAGGATGTCATAGCTGAG GCGGATGCGGGTGGTTCTCCTGCACTTGTGGCTAGAGGCTTTGGCACTGTGCAGGCTGTGGTTGGAGAACAGATCGagatacaagttccaaatgagaAG GTTGGTTTAATTATTGGAAAAGGTGGGGAAACTATCAAGAGCCTTCAGACAAGATCAGGGGCACGAATTCAG CTGGTTCCACTTCCTTCTGATGGAAAAGAATCTAAAGAAAGAACAGTGCGAGTGACTGGTGATAAAAAGCAAATTGATATGGCAAGAGAGATGATCAAAGAAGTCATGAGTCAG CCTGTAAGGCCATCAACTCAATCTTCGGGTTATGGTCAGCAGGCATTTCGCCCACGTGGCGGAGCTGCTCCCCCACAATGGGGACCCCGAGGTGGTCATCCTGGGCAGTTTCCAGGTTATGATTACCATCAAAGAGGACAATATTCATCTCGCAGCCCACAATACCCACCTCCTGCCTATGGAAATTATCCTCCACAGCAAGCACCAAGAGGCGGATTTGGTCAGGGTTGGGAGCAAAGGCCTCCAGCCTCTATGCAGGGCCCTCAGTCACAG GCAAACTACAACTATGGGCAGGCACATGGTCCAGATTATGGCCAGTCATACCCTCATCACCAAGCACAGCATGGACAAGGCTATGGGCATGGATACACTGATGTAAAATATGATCACCAAATGGCACCACAGAATCAGTATGGAGGACATGGAACTTCTCAGCCGACATCTTACCCTCAAAGTGGTGCACATCCCAGCTATGGCACACAAGAACAATACGGTAAACCTCCTTCATATGGTATGCATCCACAGGCTTCCCATTCGCAACCTTACAGCCATCCCAGGGCTAATCAACCTGGAGAAGTGCCATATCAGCAGGGTCCAGCTCCATCAACTCAAGGATATGGTGCTAGTATGCCGCAGCAGCAGCAGCAATTCCCCTATGCATCCAGTGGGCAAATGCAACAAACTTACCCTGCATATGGATCCACCGCTACCGCCGATGGATACAATCACCCACAAGCTGCTCCAGCTTGTGGTCCTGGGTATCCTCAGCAGAGTGCCCAGCCTGTTCCTGGATATGGTCAGCCTGTACCACAACAACCTCCTGCTTATGCCCAAGCAGCCCCTGCTGGAGGTTACAGTTCCTACCCTTCACAGCCCGCTTACACTGAACAGCAGGCGACAAATAGTGCAGGCTATGGTTATCAGGCACCAGTTGACCAAACTTACAGTGGTGCTCAGGCTTCAACTACTTATAGCGCACCATATACTGGACAACAAGCCTATGCTCAACCAGCTCCAGTTCCTGCTGCAGCCCCGGCTCAGCCTGGTTATGATCAATCCATGGCTCAATCAGGTGGTTATGCAACTGTACCTGCTGCTGCTGGTTACGTGAAGAGTGTCTCGCCCCAGCCTGGTTATGCACAGTATGATGCTAATCAGATGTATGGTGCCCCAAGGTGA